The Synechococcus sp. MVIR-18-1 region AGAACCACTAGCGGTAAAAACCCAATTGCCTTCTCGAGCGCCAACAGGATCGACAGCAACGAGTTGTTTGCCCTTGTTGTTTTTCAGAATTCGCAGGTGCATATGGTCCAAACCTCCGACGCGGAAGGTACAGACAAGAGTCCCCATCACCTGCATGATTTCCACTAGCTCTTCGCCCCCTTCAATGGAGACGATGGCTTCGGTGGATCGGGATCCCAATGGTCAATGATCCCAACAATGGTGAGATCGCTTGGATACGACTTACTTCCTGCAGCTTCCCTAGCGGCAGAGCTACTGACACAAATCACCCAATCGCCTGGCTTCGCGCCAACAGCATCAACGGCAACCTTTTGGGTGCTGCCGTCTAGAACAACCTGAAGGTGCTTGTGTTC contains the following coding sequences:
- a CDS encoding carboxysome peptide B, with translation MEIMQVMGTLVCTFRVGGLDHMHLRILKNNKGKQLVAVDPVGAREGNWVFTASGSAARHACPDNTVLTDLTIGGIIDHWMPDG
- a CDS encoding carboxysome peptide A, yielding MLIVKVIKPLVSTNRIPDFEHKHLQVVLDGSTQKVAVDAVGAKPGDWVICVSSSAAREAAGSKSYPSDLTIVGIIDHWDPDPPKPSSPLKGAKS